A window of the Parabacteroides merdae ATCC 43184 genome harbors these coding sequences:
- a CDS encoding DUF6057 family protein, which translates to MTGRTLVFWLFVFIGLWFFFWSFGTSTFQRQEEVQLFIPEWVVIRDMLSVPGGFCTVVGQALVQYYTASLFVLCVNSIFLCVAGFLCYLLLQEIAPRGYNLLLALFPVLGLLKAHTSSFYVLDGTVGLILLLLFSYVFIRIRRMKVQLFYGVVSVFLIYGLTGQLAALYGLVVVCMSLLCRRRKWSGSLAVFLAGVLLAYIGIRLAIGIPLTDGIYSERYQESQLQPDSYVYFIWIRFVVLLLILFATAYTMKVLPKGKRSVKVFVAGSLLVVLFCFSAFCLPGPYEVRNNRMNELSVWEQRNDWDTIIREHPEKEETDYVSLNYLNMALAQKGLLGDRLFRYDQKGPQSLLASWDRTYYMSCLLSDIHYMIGDISLSEGYAMEGLTLAKRGGSPRLLQRLVKISLIRGDFALADKYLGILGRLPGYRRWAEKYAGYIRHPEKIGQDGELAVKTIPVFQPDNLLCLTGIDSLWFGHLSEPGVNRVAWEYLGCSYLLAKEMEKFKIFLSHAGRFLPGQSLPVHFQEAALVLATEDLSVLDWVSIRPEIVQRYKQFQKDILKIKNGADGLPWLYRQYGDTFWFYYYCKNLNG; encoded by the coding sequence ATGACTGGGAGGACGCTTGTATTTTGGCTGTTCGTATTTATCGGACTTTGGTTTTTCTTTTGGTCGTTCGGGACTTCCACGTTCCAACGGCAGGAAGAGGTGCAGTTGTTTATTCCCGAATGGGTGGTTATCCGGGATATGCTGTCTGTCCCCGGTGGCTTTTGTACGGTGGTCGGGCAGGCTTTGGTTCAATATTATACTGCTTCCCTGTTTGTCTTGTGTGTTAACAGTATTTTCTTATGTGTGGCCGGTTTCTTGTGTTATCTGCTTTTGCAGGAAATCGCACCGCGCGGATATAATTTGTTGCTTGCCTTGTTTCCTGTTTTAGGATTGCTGAAGGCCCATACGAGCTCTTTTTACGTGTTGGACGGGACGGTCGGGCTGATCCTGCTTCTGCTATTCTCTTATGTTTTTATCCGTATACGGAGAATGAAGGTGCAGTTGTTTTATGGTGTGGTGAGTGTGTTTCTTATCTATGGTTTGACTGGCCAGTTGGCGGCACTTTACGGTCTGGTCGTGGTTTGCATGAGTCTTTTGTGCCGAAGGAGGAAATGGTCTGGTTCGCTTGCTGTGTTTTTGGCTGGGGTGTTGTTGGCTTATATCGGTATTCGTTTGGCTATCGGTATTCCGTTGACAGACGGGATTTATTCGGAAAGGTATCAGGAGTCCCAGTTGCAGCCGGATTCTTATGTCTATTTTATCTGGATCCGTTTTGTCGTCTTGCTTCTGATTCTGTTTGCAACGGCTTATACGATGAAGGTTCTTCCCAAAGGAAAGCGTTCGGTGAAAGTATTTGTTGCGGGAAGCTTGTTGGTCGTCCTGTTTTGCTTTTCCGCATTTTGTCTGCCCGGACCGTATGAAGTCCGGAACAACCGGATGAACGAGTTGTCCGTTTGGGAGCAAAGGAATGACTGGGACACGATTATCCGTGAACATCCGGAGAAGGAGGAGACGGATTATGTCAGCCTAAACTATTTGAATATGGCATTGGCTCAAAAAGGCCTTTTGGGCGATCGGTTGTTCCGTTATGACCAGAAAGGACCGCAAAGCCTTTTGGCTTCTTGGGACCGGACTTATTATATGAGTTGCCTGTTGAGTGATATCCATTATATGATCGGGGATATCAGCCTTTCGGAAGGATATGCGATGGAAGGATTGACACTTGCCAAGCGAGGAGGAAGTCCCCGCTTGCTTCAACGGTTGGTCAAGATTAGCTTGATACGGGGAGATTTTGCTTTGGCGGATAAGTATCTGGGTATACTCGGCCGGTTGCCGGGATATCGGCGTTGGGCGGAAAAATATGCCGGTTATATTCGTCATCCCGAAAAGATCGGGCAGGATGGAGAGCTTGCCGTAAAGACAATACCGGTCTTTCAGCCGGACAATTTGCTTTGCCTGACCGGCATCGACAGCCTTTGGTTTGGACATCTTTCGGAACCAGGCGTAAACCGGGTTGCATGGGAATATTTAGGTTGTTCCTATCTGCTGGCAAAGGAAATGGAGAAGTTCAAGATATTCCTGTCCCATGCCGGTAGATTTTTGCCGGGACAGTCCCTTCCTGTTCATTTTCAGGAGGCGGCATTGGTTTTGGCGACTGAGGACCTTTCTGTCCTTGACTGGGTTTCCATCCGGCCTGAGATAGTGCAGCGCTATAAACAATTCCAGAAAGATATTCTGAAGATCAAAAATGGCGCAGACGGGCTGCCTTGGCTTTACCGGCAATATGGAGACACTTTTTGGTTTTATTATTATTGTAAGAATTTGAATGGATAG
- a CDS encoding RagB/SusD family nutrient uptake outer membrane protein, whose product MKKKNIFQLFLSGVICLLCTTSCSVEPDFYSQVVPETFYSSQDAVWQRFNRPFTHWRWYIAHDSPRWLLQELGTDEFCLPTRGSDWYDGAVYQKFHHHEYTEDMTRVETGWTNFAMGVALAWDALEDLENVDFDALGFEEGTRESMLNQQRTLAASFYLDGLDFFGGVPLYTTTQSEVKGRSTDVETFNFIDSLLKIAVPNLPIKEELGGMETGSIHRAAGAALQARLYFNAKSYIGKEMFTEAAQICQDIIDGKYGQYALETDWTNIFGFDNERCPELIWSVPSQNAKTETDAMYWGMMVPYNYKNYLGGLEGSGSDNALGLVPSLDPTGKRYPYKLGGAYAKFNDKDIRKQPYVYEGNGKYRGMFIVGELVNPLNPEWVCTGTREYAGEVITVVDQIAHFAKVGKDPLYPDVASLPSTVATAEENSGVRVTKRSPRPTQEEFKRKGDPDVPVIRLAEIYYMLAECKMRAGDKQGAADLINTVRKRYFEDGVDPDPVTAANLDKYRMLDEWQLEFLAEGRRRTDLIRWDAYVTEDWWDHKATNNPNLNRFPIHYSLIGANNLLEQNPGYGSK is encoded by the coding sequence ATGAAAAAGAAAAATATATTCCAATTGTTTTTATCCGGAGTGATCTGCCTGCTATGCACTACTTCCTGTAGTGTCGAACCTGATTTTTATTCGCAGGTGGTCCCGGAGACTTTTTATAGCTCACAAGATGCCGTATGGCAACGTTTCAACCGTCCGTTTACTCACTGGCGCTGGTACATTGCCCACGACAGTCCGCGTTGGTTGTTGCAGGAACTGGGGACGGATGAGTTCTGTCTGCCTACGCGTGGTAGCGACTGGTATGACGGGGCCGTCTATCAGAAATTCCATCATCATGAGTATACGGAAGACATGACGCGTGTCGAGACGGGCTGGACCAACTTTGCGATGGGAGTCGCTTTGGCTTGGGATGCATTGGAAGATTTGGAAAATGTCGATTTCGATGCATTGGGCTTTGAAGAGGGTACGCGCGAATCCATGTTGAACCAGCAACGTACGTTGGCTGCTTCTTTCTATTTGGACGGTTTGGACTTCTTCGGAGGGGTGCCTTTGTACACGACGACACAGAGCGAAGTGAAAGGACGTTCGACGGATGTCGAGACATTTAACTTCATCGATTCCTTATTGAAAATAGCCGTTCCGAATCTTCCGATCAAGGAAGAGCTGGGAGGGATGGAAACCGGTTCGATCCATCGTGCAGCCGGTGCAGCTTTGCAGGCTCGTTTGTATTTCAATGCCAAGTCTTATATCGGCAAGGAGATGTTTACCGAAGCCGCCCAGATCTGCCAGGACATTATCGACGGTAAGTACGGACAGTATGCATTGGAAACGGATTGGACGAACATATTCGGATTTGACAACGAACGTTGTCCTGAGCTGATCTGGTCCGTACCCAGCCAGAATGCAAAGACCGAGACGGATGCCATGTATTGGGGCATGATGGTTCCTTACAACTATAAGAACTATCTGGGTGGACTGGAAGGTTCCGGTTCGGACAATGCTCTCGGACTGGTGCCGAGTCTCGATCCTACGGGTAAGCGTTATCCATATAAGCTGGGTGGAGCGTATGCGAAGTTCAATGATAAGGATATCCGTAAGCAACCTTATGTATATGAAGGCAATGGCAAATATCGCGGTATGTTTATTGTGGGTGAATTGGTGAATCCGTTGAATCCGGAATGGGTTTGCACAGGTACGCGCGAGTATGCCGGAGAGGTGATCACGGTTGTCGACCAGATCGCTCATTTTGCCAAGGTAGGAAAAGATCCGCTTTATCCGGATGTGGCTTCGTTACCTTCGACGGTTGCGACGGCAGAAGAAAACTCCGGGGTACGTGTGACGAAACGCAGTCCGCGTCCGACTCAGGAAGAGTTCAAGCGGAAAGGCGATCCGGACGTACCTGTGATCCGTTTGGCCGAGATCTATTATATGCTGGCCGAATGCAAGATGCGTGCCGGTGACAAACAGGGGGCTGCCGATCTGATCAATACAGTCCGCAAGCGTTATTTCGAAGACGGAGTCGATCCCGATCCTGTAACGGCTGCTAATCTGGACAAATACCGTATGCTGGACGAATGGCAATTGGAATTCTTGGCCGAAGGGCGCCGCCGTACGGACTTGATCCGTTGGGATGCCTATGTGACGGAAGACTGGTGGGATCATAAGGCGACGAACAATCCGAACCTGAATCGTTTCCCGATCCATTACAGTCTGATCGGTGCTAATAACCTGCTGGAACAGAACCCGGGTTACGGCAGTAAGTAG
- a CDS encoding SusC/RagA family TonB-linked outer membrane protein: protein MQQKQNCGHPLRRKGSISRVSKVTCGLLFCLTTGVFAAGENVELLTSDRIENAVPDQVGKTVTIMVQDEMGPVAGANVVVKGTTNGNISDMDGKVVLQNVPNNSTLVISFIGYTTQEVKVSNQATIHVKLVEDAKALEEVVVIGYGSLDKKQVTSAITSLKADDLMVGVSGADISASLQGKIGGLVMNNLGSANSGTTFQLRGMTSINSGKAPLIVIDGFPGGDIRSLTQDDIKSIDVLKDASAGAIYGTRAAAGVILITTKSGSDTNGKVRLTYSNEFTKKQNYNAPEMLSGREYAEHNIGTDYGSDTNWWDELINKGNFSQKHHLALEMGTEKAQVYTSFFYEKNQGIALQDERQDYGGRVNASFKLFDDWLEVRPAVDYRQAARNNHYPNFQQAMRNNPTRSPYDPDSETGYNVWINESLDYNVVADAMLEDYYGLDKWFKPEVNLKLNIKPIPGLNYQQVVGYENRQWELHQYWPSTHRSEIDNSRKGHAHLAFSKTENLTSEGYFSYVKDFKGGHNLNATAGYSYFEVNGENFGMDNYNFSVDGIKYWDIGQGSYLTDGKAGMSSGKSVTERLFSFFARANYSYQDKYMLSASIRHEGSSKFAADNRWANFWSATAGWRISNEEFMKDFDWLDDLKIRFGYGVTGNNDFSATYMANMLGSDTNWMMPNGTWAYSYGKSQNVNPNLGWEEKKEWNLGVDYSFFEGRLYGKFDYYRREVDNLLFSVKVPQPPYTQGSQMQNIGSMESKGWEFEVGGDIIRTKDFTWSSSMNLSHNTGKILTLEGDNSYHNGNGFVAPGTPGDAARMEAGSTIGSFYMWKFAGFDDEGSFLLYNKDGEVIPAAQKTENDKQYIGNYTPKLIIGWSHTLTYKNFDLGINLRSWIDFDVYNTINMYYGIQGQGNLNVLKDAYGKFNHIKGEKQICDYFLEDGTFLKIDAITLGYTLPMKKYTNNLIDRIRIYGTVGNVCTITGYSGMNPEVDITGWDKGTEKFWSDFYPVVRTWTLGMQFNF from the coding sequence ATGCAACAAAAACAGAATTGTGGCCATCCTCTAAGAAGGAAAGGTTCAATATCTCGAGTATCGAAAGTCACTTGCGGACTGCTCTTTTGTCTGACGACAGGAGTATTTGCGGCTGGTGAGAATGTTGAATTGTTAACCTCGGATCGGATAGAGAATGCAGTGCCTGATCAAGTAGGAAAGACCGTGACAATTATGGTTCAGGATGAAATGGGACCGGTAGCGGGAGCTAATGTTGTTGTGAAAGGAACTACGAACGGAAATATCTCGGATATGGACGGAAAGGTCGTTTTGCAGAATGTTCCCAACAACTCGACTTTAGTGATTTCCTTTATCGGTTATACAACCCAGGAAGTGAAGGTCAGCAACCAGGCAACCATCCATGTGAAGCTGGTTGAAGATGCCAAAGCATTGGAAGAAGTTGTGGTGATCGGCTATGGTTCTTTGGACAAGAAGCAGGTGACCAGCGCCATCACCTCGTTGAAGGCCGATGACCTGATGGTCGGTGTGAGCGGGGCGGATATCTCGGCGTCCTTGCAAGGCAAGATCGGCGGTTTGGTGATGAACAACTTGGGAAGTGCCAATTCCGGTACGACATTCCAGCTTCGCGGTATGACTTCCATCAATTCAGGAAAAGCTCCTCTTATCGTGATCGATGGTTTTCCTGGTGGCGATATCCGTTCGTTGACGCAGGATGATATCAAGTCTATCGATGTGTTGAAAGATGCTTCTGCCGGTGCTATCTACGGAACACGTGCAGCCGCTGGTGTGATCCTGATTACGACCAAGAGCGGCTCGGATACGAACGGGAAAGTGAGACTCACGTACAGCAACGAGTTTACGAAAAAACAAAACTACAATGCTCCCGAAATGTTGTCCGGCCGTGAATATGCCGAACATAATATCGGTACGGATTACGGTTCCGATACAAACTGGTGGGATGAGTTGATTAATAAGGGCAACTTCTCCCAAAAACACCATCTTGCATTGGAAATGGGTACGGAAAAGGCACAGGTTTATACTTCTTTCTTCTATGAAAAGAACCAGGGTATCGCGTTGCAGGACGAACGTCAGGATTATGGCGGACGTGTGAACGCATCTTTCAAGTTGTTCGATGATTGGCTGGAAGTCCGTCCGGCCGTGGATTATCGCCAGGCTGCCCGTAACAACCACTATCCGAATTTCCAGCAAGCCATGCGTAACAACCCGACCCGCTCGCCGTACGATCCGGATAGCGAAACAGGCTATAACGTATGGATCAACGAATCGTTGGACTATAACGTCGTTGCGGATGCCATGCTGGAAGATTACTACGGATTGGATAAATGGTTCAAGCCGGAAGTAAACCTGAAGTTGAATATCAAGCCTATTCCGGGTTTGAATTACCAGCAGGTTGTCGGGTATGAAAACCGTCAATGGGAATTGCACCAATATTGGCCCAGCACACACCGAAGCGAGATTGACAATTCGCGTAAGGGGCATGCCCACCTGGCTTTCAGCAAGACGGAAAACCTGACTTCAGAAGGATATTTCTCTTATGTAAAAGACTTTAAAGGAGGACATAATCTGAATGCAACAGCCGGTTATTCTTATTTTGAAGTCAACGGAGAAAACTTCGGTATGGACAACTATAATTTCTCGGTCGATGGCATCAAGTACTGGGATATAGGGCAAGGCAGCTACCTGACGGATGGCAAGGCCGGCATGAGCTCCGGCAAATCGGTTACGGAACGTCTGTTCTCTTTCTTTGCCCGTGCCAATTATTCCTACCAGGATAAATATATGCTTTCCGCATCTATCCGGCATGAGGGCTCTTCCAAGTTTGCGGCCGACAACCGTTGGGCGAACTTCTGGTCTGCAACGGCAGGATGGCGTATCTCGAACGAAGAGTTCATGAAAGACTTTGACTGGCTGGACGACTTGAAGATCCGTTTCGGTTACGGTGTGACCGGTAATAATGACTTTAGTGCGACTTATATGGCCAATATGTTAGGCTCGGACACGAACTGGATGATGCCGAACGGAACATGGGCGTACTCATACGGTAAATCGCAAAATGTCAATCCTAATTTGGGATGGGAAGAAAAGAAGGAGTGGAACTTGGGTGTCGATTACTCTTTCTTTGAAGGACGCTTGTATGGCAAGTTCGACTACTATCGGCGTGAGGTGGATAACCTTCTGTTCAGTGTGAAGGTCCCGCAGCCACCTTATACGCAGGGCAGCCAGATGCAGAATATCGGTAGTATGGAAAGTAAAGGTTGGGAGTTCGAAGTCGGTGGCGACATTATTCGTACAAAAGACTTTACTTGGTCTTCCAGCATGAACCTGAGCCATAATACCGGAAAGATCCTGACGTTGGAGGGTGACAACTCCTATCATAACGGTAATGGTTTCGTGGCTCCGGGAACTCCGGGCGATGCAGCCCGTATGGAAGCCGGTTCGACAATCGGTTCTTTCTATATGTGGAAGTTCGCAGGGTTCGATGACGAGGGCAGTTTCTTGCTGTATAACAAGGACGGCGAGGTGATCCCGGCTGCACAGAAAACGGAGAACGACAAACAGTATATAGGCAACTATACTCCGAAACTGATTATCGGGTGGAGCCATACCTTGACTTATAAGAACTTCGATTTAGGCATCAACCTGCGTAGCTGGATCGATTTCGACGTGTATAATACGATCAATATGTATTACGGCATCCAGGGACAGGGCAACCTGAATGTTTTGAAAGACGCTTACGGCAAGTTCAACCACATCAAGGGCGAAAAGCAGATTTGCGACTATTTCCTGGAAGACGGTACATTCCTGAAAATCGATGCGATCACGCTGGGTTATACGCTTCCGATGAAGAAGTACACGAACAACCTGATCGACCGGATTCGTATTTACGGTACGGTGGGTAACGTTTGCACGATCACCGGCTATAGCGGCATGAACCCGGAGGTGGATATCACGGGCTGGGATAAAGGAACGGAAAAGTTCTGGAGCGATTTCTATCCGGTCGTCCGTACTTGGACATTAGGTATGCAGTTTAACTTCTAA
- a CDS encoding pirin family protein has translation MKTVVDKANTRGYANHGWLKTHHTFSFANYYNPKRVHFGMLRVLNDDSVAPGEGFDTHPHKNMEVISIPLKGYLRHGDSIRNSEVITPGDIQVMSAGTGIFHSEFNDSGEEQLDFLQIWVFPREENTAPHYKSYDIRPVLKKNELGVMIAPDGSAPASINQDAWFSMGTLDAGLVKEYKLHGKKNGVYLFVIEGEVEVANTVLSKRDGAGFWDTDSIAIEVLKHATVLLMEVPME, from the coding sequence ATGAAAACAGTAGTGGATAAAGCCAATACTCGCGGGTATGCAAATCATGGATGGCTGAAGACCCATCACACTTTTAGTTTTGCCAATTACTACAACCCGAAGCGAGTACATTTTGGCATGCTTCGGGTCCTGAATGACGACTCTGTCGCTCCGGGAGAGGGCTTCGATACACATCCACATAAGAATATGGAAGTCATCTCTATTCCGTTGAAAGGATATTTGCGTCACGGCGACAGTATCCGGAACAGCGAAGTGATTACTCCGGGCGATATCCAGGTGATGAGTGCAGGTACGGGGATTTTCCATAGCGAGTTCAATGATAGCGGTGAAGAGCAGCTGGATTTCCTCCAGATCTGGGTGTTCCCGCGTGAGGAGAATACAGCACCTCATTATAAGAGCTATGATATCCGCCCCGTTCTGAAGAAGAATGAGTTGGGAGTGATGATTGCGCCGGACGGCTCCGCCCCGGCTTCCATCAACCAGGATGCCTGGTTCTCGATGGGTACGTTGGATGCGGGACTGGTGAAGGAATACAAACTGCATGGCAAGAAGAACGGCGTTTACCTGTTCGTGATCGAAGGCGAAGTGGAGGTTGCCAACACAGTCCTTTCCAAACGTGACGGCGCCGGTTTCTGGGACACCGACAGCATTGCCATAGAGGTATTGAAACATGCGACCGTACTTTTGATGGAAGTTCCGATGGAATGA
- a CDS encoding IMP dehydrogenase: MAVYLNDVSRTFGEYLLIPGLTTKQCVPTNVSLKTPLVKHKVGEKPAIELNIPFVSAIMQSVSGPKLAIELARNGGLSFIFGSQPIDSQAEMVRKVKKFKAGFVISDSNLTPENTLADVIALVQRTEHSTIGVTDDGTPNGKLLGMVTSRDYRAEKDSPDKKVKEFMTPFSKLIVGELGMTLSEANQIIWDHKLNTLPIIDKEQNLQYFVFRKDYDSHRDNPKELSGSDKKLLVGAGINTRDYMERVPALVEAGVDVLCIDSSDGYSEWQQATLQWIKKNYGDKVLVGAGNVVDKEGFDYLVEAGADFIKVGIGGGSICITREQKGIGRGQATALIDVAQARDEYMKKTGIYVPICSDGGLVHDYHMVLALAMGADFLMMGRYFARFDESPTKKMKIGNNFVKEYWGEGSNRAKNWQRYDMGGSEALKFEEGVDSYVPYAGKMKDNLNLTLGKIIATMCSCGAITIPDLQKNAKITLVSSTSIVEGGAHDVILKEQN; this comes from the coding sequence ATGGCAGTTTACTTAAACGATGTATCAAGAACATTCGGCGAATACTTGCTTATTCCAGGTTTAACAACCAAACAATGTGTGCCAACCAACGTTTCGCTGAAAACTCCGCTTGTGAAACACAAAGTGGGCGAAAAGCCTGCGATCGAACTAAACATTCCTTTTGTTTCAGCGATCATGCAATCCGTGTCCGGTCCCAAGTTGGCCATCGAACTGGCCCGCAACGGAGGACTGTCTTTCATCTTCGGTTCACAACCTATCGACAGCCAAGCCGAAATGGTCCGGAAAGTAAAGAAGTTCAAAGCCGGTTTTGTAATCAGCGACTCCAATCTGACGCCCGAAAATACGTTGGCAGATGTAATCGCTCTGGTACAGCGCACCGAACACTCTACGATCGGTGTGACGGACGACGGTACTCCTAACGGTAAATTGCTGGGTATGGTGACCAGTCGCGACTATCGTGCCGAAAAGGATTCTCCCGACAAGAAGGTGAAAGAATTCATGACTCCGTTCTCCAAACTGATCGTCGGCGAACTGGGCATGACATTGAGTGAAGCCAACCAGATCATCTGGGATCACAAACTGAACACGTTGCCGATCATCGACAAGGAACAGAACTTGCAATATTTCGTCTTCCGCAAAGACTACGACAGCCACCGCGACAATCCGAAAGAGTTGTCCGGCAGCGATAAGAAACTGCTCGTAGGCGCGGGGATCAACACACGCGACTATATGGAACGTGTTCCTGCGCTGGTTGAAGCGGGTGTCGATGTATTGTGTATCGACTCGTCCGATGGCTATTCCGAATGGCAGCAGGCAACACTGCAATGGATCAAGAAAAACTATGGTGACAAGGTGCTGGTCGGTGCCGGTAATGTTGTCGACAAGGAAGGTTTCGACTACCTGGTCGAAGCCGGAGCCGATTTCATCAAGGTGGGTATCGGTGGCGGTTCCATCTGTATCACCCGTGAACAGAAGGGTATCGGCCGCGGACAGGCTACCGCATTGATCGACGTGGCACAGGCACGCGACGAATATATGAAAAAGACTGGTATCTATGTGCCCATTTGCAGCGACGGCGGTCTGGTGCATGACTATCACATGGTTCTTGCTTTGGCGATGGGTGCGGACTTCCTGATGATGGGACGTTATTTCGCCCGCTTCGACGAATCTCCGACAAAGAAGATGAAGATCGGTAACAATTTCGTAAAGGAATACTGGGGCGAAGGTTCGAACCGCGCCAAGAACTGGCAGCGTTACGACATGGGCGGCAGCGAAGCACTTAAGTTCGAAGAAGGTGTCGACAGCTATGTTCCCTATGCCGGTAAGATGAAAGACAACCTCAACCTCACACTGGGCAAAATAATCGCCACGATGTGCAGCTGCGGAGCTATCACCATTCCCGATTTGCAGAAGAACGCCAAAATCACATTGGTTTCCTCAACCAGTATCGTGGAAGGCGGAGCGCATGACGTGATCTTGAAGGAACAGAACTAA
- a CDS encoding alkaline phosphatase family protein: MKNSRRTFFKQGLAGALALGSASLPVSAAAMTDGVGKAKAKRVVLISLDGICVEGFLKARTPNLEALLADGSLSLDTRVVMPSVTLPNWTSHLTGSGPEQHGVVDNSWEISKFKLPAIHTDSDGYYPSVFKILKDAVPQMKTAFYYNWINLFYPYNKKYLDEVSYLEQDAYVPNYEKAFSFLKANEGNPTLVFLYSVHTDHAGHKHKWMSPEYIKSIEEADVEIGKFLEKMKRDGLYKDTHFMFLTDHGGIEYGHGGVSTNEMIVPWGITGPGIRKGFKITEPNNTVNTAATILRLFDVEKPLPWTGEVLSSIFK; encoded by the coding sequence ATGAAAAATTCAAGAAGAACATTTTTCAAGCAAGGGCTTGCAGGTGCGTTGGCTTTAGGTTCGGCATCTCTTCCCGTTTCTGCTGCTGCTATGACGGATGGGGTTGGCAAAGCGAAAGCCAAGCGTGTAGTCCTGATATCTCTCGATGGTATCTGTGTGGAAGGATTTCTGAAAGCAAGAACTCCGAATTTGGAAGCCTTGCTGGCTGATGGTTCCCTTTCGCTTGATACGCGGGTGGTTATGCCTTCGGTGACTTTGCCCAATTGGACAAGCCATTTGACGGGAAGTGGTCCGGAACAGCATGGAGTTGTTGACAACAGTTGGGAAATATCCAAATTCAAGCTGCCTGCCATCCATACGGACAGTGATGGTTATTATCCATCGGTATTTAAAATCCTTAAGGATGCAGTTCCGCAGATGAAGACGGCTTTTTATTATAACTGGATAAATCTGTTCTATCCGTATAACAAGAAGTATTTGGATGAAGTCAGCTATTTGGAACAGGATGCTTATGTCCCGAATTATGAAAAGGCATTTTCTTTTCTGAAGGCTAATGAAGGTAATCCCACTTTGGTATTCCTTTATTCCGTGCATACCGATCATGCCGGGCATAAACATAAATGGATGTCTCCGGAATATATCAAGTCTATTGAAGAAGCGGATGTCGAGATCGGGAAATTTCTTGAAAAGATGAAACGGGACGGCTTGTATAAAGACACTCATTTTATGTTCCTGACGGATCACGGAGGTATTGAATACGGACATGGCGGAGTCAGTACGAATGAGATGATTGTTCCCTGGGGGATCACCGGTCCCGGAATACGCAAAGGGTTCAAGATCACGGAACCCAATAATACCGTGAATACGGCAGCTACGATCCTCCGTTTGTTTGATGTGGAGAAACCTTTACCTTGGACAGGGGAGGTATTAAGTTCTATATTCAAGTAA